A stretch of Methylogaea oryzae DNA encodes these proteins:
- a CDS encoding RNA polymerase sigma factor — protein MAFYRQNVLQQLYIDSHDELEGLLFARLRCRDTAADLSQEAFLRLHDSEDLSAIGNLRGYLFRIAMNLLNDHYRSAGVRSGATGEEAEELLANLPDCRSAETVVMAEEQLDSVAAALAELSPLCQRIFYLNRFEGRKHKDIAERLGISVRTVEDNLARALRHCVRRLPRG, from the coding sequence ATGGCTTTTTACCGCCAAAACGTGCTGCAACAACTTTATATCGACAGTCACGACGAACTGGAGGGGCTGCTGTTCGCCCGGCTGCGCTGCCGCGACACCGCGGCCGACCTGTCCCAGGAAGCGTTTCTCAGGCTGCATGACAGCGAAGATTTGTCGGCTATCGGCAACCTGCGCGGCTATTTGTTCCGTATTGCCATGAATCTGCTCAACGACCACTACCGTTCCGCCGGCGTGCGGAGCGGCGCGACCGGCGAGGAGGCGGAAGAGTTGCTGGCGAACTTGCCCGATTGCCGTAGCGCCGAAACCGTCGTTATGGCCGAGGAACAGTTGGACTCCGTGGCGGCCGCGTTGGCGGAGTTGTCGCCGTTGTGCCAGCGTATTTTTTATTTGAACCGATTCGAGGGACGGAAGCACAAGGACATCGCCGAGCGGCTGGGCATTTCCGTGCGCACGGTGGAGGACAATCTCGCCCGCGCCTTGCGGCACTGCGTCCGTCGTCTGCCTAGGGGCTAG